Genomic DNA from Gemmatimonadales bacterium:
GTGCAGGCGCTCTTCCGACGGACCGCCGCCGTGGGGGCGAAGTATGGGACCATCGGGGTGATCGACCGCCGGCGGGTATTGCATGAGGTCACCACCTTCCGCCGCGACGTCATCACCGACGGACGACACGCGGTAGTGGAGTATGGTGTATCCCTGGCGGAAGACCTGGCCCGGCGAGACTTCACCATCAACGCGATCGCCTATCACCCGATCCGGCGGGAATGGCAGGATCCGTTCGGGGGCCTGGGCGATTTGAGGGATGGACTAGTCCGCGCGGTCGGTGACCCCGCCCAGCGATTCCGCGAGGACTATCTCCGGATCCTCCGTGGAATCCGCTTCGCCGCTCGCTTCGGCTTCACCATCGAGCCCGCCACCTGGTCCGCGGGCCGGAGGGCCGCGTCCGGTCTCGCCAACCTCTCGGCCGAGCGGGTGCGGGACGAGTGGTTCAAGGGGCTGCGCACGGCGCGGTCGGTGGCGGCGCTGGTCTCCCTCTGGCGCGGGGTGGGCGCGACGACGCATTGGATGCCGGAGCTGGACCGCACCCCGCCGGAGATCCTGGCGCGGGCAGCCGAGCTGCCGCTCGACCGGCGCGATCCGGTGCTGCTCACGGCACTGCTGACCGCCACCCCCGGCCACGTGCTCCGGCGGCTCCGCGCCTCCAGCGCCGAGGTGGATCGTGGGACGGCGTGCTCCGAGGGACCGCCCGCGCCGGAAGGCATCGACGAGCCGGCGGTGCGCCGATGGCTGTCTCGCGTGGGCACTGCCGCCGAGGACCTCTTGGCGCTCTGGGTCATGCGCCACGGGGCCGAGCCGGCGTGGGCGCCGGTGGTCCGCGCCGTTCGTCAGCGGGGCGATGCCCTCACCCGGGCCGACCTCGCGATCACCGGCAACGATCTGCGGGACGCCGGCGCCTCCGGACGCCGGATCGGGGAGATCCTCTCCATGCTGATGGACCGGGTGCTGGAGACGCCGGCGCTCAATACCCGCGAGACCCTGCTGGCGATGGCCCGGGAGATGCTCTGAGCCCGCTCTTCTTTGCTCTGGCCGCGGCGGTGGGCAACATCGCGGGCGCGTATGCAGTGGTGCACCGGGAGCGCCGAAGCCTCCGGGTGATCGAGGCGTGCCTCGCCTTCGGCGCCGGGTTCATGCTGGCCGTGGCGCTGCTCGGCGTCATCCCGGAGGTGCTCGACGGGTCGCCGGCGGCCGCTCTCTACATCCTGCTGGGCTATCTCGCGGTGCACCTGGCGCAGCACGTGTTCACCCCCCATTTCCATTTCGGCGAGGAGACCCACCGGGTGAGCTCCTCCGCCGGCATATCCGCGTTGCTCGGCCTCACCCTGCACACCTTCTTCGACGGCGTTGCGATCGCCGGCGGATTTCTCGTCTCCAGCCAGCTCGGCATCCTCCTCTTTCTGGCCGTGCTGCTGCACAAGCTGCCGGAAGGAGTCACCATCGCCAGCGTCATGGTGGCCGGGGGCCAGACCCGGGGGCAGGCCATGGGAGCCGCCACCGTGCTGGGCGGGGCCACGGTGCTGGGTGTGCTGCTCACCGAGCAGGTCGCGCCGCTCGCTCGCCATGGCCTGGCCGTGTCCGCCGGTGTGACGCTGTACGTTGCGGCGTCCAACCTGGTGCCCGAGTTTCAGGCAAAGCGCGGGTGGCTCAGTGCCCTCGCGTTCTTCGGGGGCGCCGCCGGATACTTTCTCGCCGAGCGGCTGCTGGAGGTCTGGGTGCAATGACGGCACGGAAGCGCACGGCGGAGGCGGAGGCCTCGCTGTTCTCCAACCGGGCGGCGCAGCCTCTGGCGGGACGCATGCGCCCGCGCACGCTGGACGAGTTCATCGGCCAGGAGCAGCTGCTGGCTCCCGGGAAGCCGCTGCGCGAGGCCATCGAGCGCGGTGTGCCCGGTTCCATGATTTTCTGGGGACCGCCCGGCAGCGGGAAGACCACCCTGGCCCATCTGGTGGCTACCACCACCGAGCGGGCCTTCGTCCCCTTCAGTGCGGTTACCGAGGGTGTGCCGAGGATTCGGGAGATCGTCACCGCGGCGCGCTCCCGGCTGGACGCCGGAGGCAGCCAGACCATCCTCTTCATCGACGAGATCCACCGGCTCAACAAGGCCCAGCAGGACAGCCTGCTGCCGCCGGCCGAGGATGGCACCCTCACTCTCATCGGCGCGACGACCGAAAATCCCAGCTTCGAGATCAACGGCGCGCTGCTCTCGCGCACCCGGGTCTTCGTCCTCCAGCCGCTCACCGCCGAGCACATCGAGACGCTGCTGCGCCGGGCCCTGGCCGACGAGGAGCGCGGGCTCGGGGCCATGCAGCTCCAGATAGATGACGACGCGCTGCGCTCCATCGCCGTCGAGGCCGACGGCGATGCCCGCCGGGCGCTCACCGTGCTCGAGGCGGCGGCCGCCCACGCCGGCGTGGGCGGGCATATCACCACCGATATGGCCCGGGAGGCGATGCAGAAGCGCTTCGCCCGGTACGACAAGGCGGGCGAGGAGCACTTCAATCTCCTCTCCGCCTACCACAAGTCCCTCCGGGGCAGCGATCCGCAGGGGGCGCTCTACTGGATGGCGCGCATGCTCGACGGCGGAGAGGATCCCATGACGCTGTTCCGCCGGGCGATCGCCATGGCGGCCGAAGACATCGGACTGGCCGATCCCACCGCCTTGCCGCTGGCGGTCGCGGCCCGCGACGCTTTTCACATGCTCGGTCCGCCGGAGGGCTACCTTCCGCTGGCGGAGATGACGATCTACCTGGCCACCGCGCCCAAGTCGAACAGCGCCAAGGTGGCCCTGGGGGCCGCGCTGGAGGCGGCACGGGATACGCCCGCGGCGCCGGTACCGCTGCACATCCGGAACGCGCCCACCGGCCTCATGAAGGAGCTGGGATACGGCCGGGGCTACCGCTACGCTCACGATTCGCCCGACGCCTACCTGCCGCAGGAGTACCTGCCCGACCAGCTCCGGGGCACCGCGTTCTATGTGCCCGGGCCGTTCGGGTACGAGAAGAAGGTGGCCGAGCGGCTGGACTGGTGGGAGAAGCGGAAGGCGGAGGGGGCGGGGGAAGGTGATGGGCAACCGAAAGGCAAGAACGAGGCGACCGGACAGGACGCGGTGGAGTAGCACTGTGAGCCGGCCCACCGCCCCACGCCCCACTCCGGTGCAACATCGGTACGGCCCGAGACCGGCGCGCCGGTTATATTCCTCGAAGTGGATTGGGAGAAGAATGAAGCTGGCTTCACGGTCGGGCGTGATCATCGCGATGCTGCTGCTGGCCGGCTGCGCCGGCATCGGAGAGGTCCTCAAGGAGCCGGAGATCCATCTCGATCGTGTCGTTCTCAAGAGCCTGAGCGTCACCGGCGGCGTGCTCGATCTGCAGCTCGGCGTGTTCAACCCGAACCGCTTCGACCTTCAGGGCACCGGACTGCAGCTCGGCTTCGACGTGCAGGATTCGCACCTGGGAGACCTGGAGTACAGGAGCGAGTTCCAGGTGCAGAAGGGCGATACCGCCGCGCTCTCGCTTCCCCTGCGGTTCAACTGGTCCGGGGTGAGCGCCGCGGTCCGGTCGGCGCTCGGGACGGGGGCCCTGCCGTACACCATGAAAGGCCAGCTCACGCTGCGGACGCCGTTCGGGCCGCGCGTGGTGCCGTTCACCCGACAGGGACGCGCTCCGCTCAGCCGGCTGGGCGGACTGATCCCCATTCCGGCCGGTCAGTGAGACCGGACGGCAAGGAGTCTCCATTCGAGCATTGATCCAGGTTCGTGATCCGGTCGAGCGCGCGGTGCTGGTGGCCGCTCCGCGGAAAGGCTCGTCCGATGCCCGTCACGTCACTGAGCACCTCGAGGAGCTGACCCGGCTGGTCGACACCGCGGGGGCCGAGGTGGTCGGACGGATCACCCAGCAGATCGCCGCTCCCAATCCGGCCACCCTCATCGGCGAAGGCAAGGTCGAGGAGGTGGCCGCCGAGGTGGGCGCCGCGGACGCCACCCTGGTCATCTTCGACGAGGAGCTGAGCCCGGTCCAGGGCGCCAATCTCGAGCGCCAGCTCGATGTGCGCGTCATGGACCGCTCCGAGGTCATCCTCGACATCTTCTCCACTCGCGCTCGCAGCCACGAGGCCAAGCTCCAGGTCGAGCTGGCGCAGCTCGAGTACCTGCTGCCTCGGCTCACCCGCATGTGGACCCACCTGTCCCGTATCCGCGGCGGCATCGGCCTTCGGGGCCCGGGCGAGACCCAGCTCGAGACCGACCGGCGGCTGATCCGCCAGCGCATCCAGGGACTCAAGGCCAAGCTCAAAGGCGTCGAGCGCCACCGGGAGAACCTGCGCGCGGGACGCGACCCGATGCTCAGCGTCGCCCTGGTGGGCTACACCAATGCCGGGAAGTCGAGCATCCTGCGCGCGCTGTCGGGGCAGCACGAGATTCTGGTCGAAGACCGGCTCTTCGCCACCCTCGACACGCTCACCCGGGAGGTGGAGCTGGGCGAAGGCCAGAAGGCCCGGGTGACCGACACGGTCGGATTCATCCGGAAGCTGCCGCACCACCTCGTCGCAAGCTTCCGGGCAACGCTGGAGGAGGTGCGCGAGGCCGACCTGCTGCTCCACATCATCGACGCCAGCCACCCCGATTGGGAGGGCCAGCTCCACGTGGTGGAGCGGGTGCTGGCCGAGCTCGATCTCGCCGACCGGCCGATCCTGCCGGTGTTCAACAAGATCGACGCGGTGCCCGTCCCGCTGGCATTCGCCAAGCGGGTGCGGGAGCTCTATCCCGGCGCCATCACCGCCAGCACCATGCGGACCGACGGGACGGCCGCCTTGAAGGCCGTGCTCCGGACCATGGAGCGTACCGGCCGGCCGACGGTGAAGATCCGCCTGCCGGTGGCCGACGGAGCCAGGCTGGCGGCGCTCTACCGCCAGGGCGAGGTGCTGAGCCGGGACGAGGTCGGGGACGAGTACGAGGTGATGGTCCGGCTCGACCGCTGGCAGGTGGAGCGGCTGCAGCAGGACGGGATCCAGGTGACGGAGGCGACGAGCAACCCGGCGCTCCGGAAGGTGAGCGGGGGGCCGTAACCCCGAATGAGGCGGCGACTCCAAAGCCTGCTGGCCTGCCCGATCGATCGGACGCCGCTGGAGTTGATCGCCTGGGACACCCGGCGGCGGCCGCTCGAGGCGGCGGAGCGCGCCCGCGCCGGCGCCATGGGCATCGATCCCACCACGCTGGAGGAGGACGTCGAAACCGGCGTGCTACTGAACCGGGTGCGCAAGGTCGCGTATCCGATCCTCGGTGGCGTGCCCCGCATGCTGGTCTTCCCGACCGGCGTCGGCGCCCGATTCGAGCAGGAGCTCGGGGGGAGACTGCGGGCCGAGCTTCCGGGCTACCATCTGCCGCAGTTGGCGCCCATGCCCGGCGAGGAAGATGTGCTCCGCACCTTCTCCCGCGAGTGGCTGGACTACCAGTGGGACGGGCGGACCTACTGGAACATGACACCGGAGCACATCTACCGGTGCATGGATCGCATGCTGGATCTCGAGGAGCGGCCGGTGCGTCATGCCAGGGTGCTGGAGGCGGGCATCGGAATCGGGGGCATCGCGGATCACGTTTCCCGGACTCAGGAGTGCGAGCTGGTGGGCATCGACCTCAGCTACGCCGTCGACGCGGCGCGACGGCATTTCGGCGGCAACCCCTTTCTTCACGTGGTGCAGGCCTCGGTCTTCGCGCCGCCGTTTCCGGAGGAGAGCTTCGATTTCGTCTACAGCCAGGGCGTCATCCACCATACATTCTCGACCCGAACGGCTTTTCAGTCGCTGAGCCGGCTGACCCGGCGCGGGGGCAGGCTGTACGTCTGGGTCTACAGCCATGAGGACGAGGAGCGGAGCGTGGTGCGGAGGGGACTCATGCTGCTGGAGCGGCTGCTGCGGCCGGTGTGCTGGAGGCTGCCGGAATCTCTGCAGACGGCCGTGCTCCTCCCCCTGGTTCCACTCTATCTCGCGCATCAGAACCTGCGCGCGAACGGCCAAGCGGGATCGATCCGCTACGGATTCAACGAGGCCATGCATGCGGCGCGGGACCGCTTCACCCCCCGGTACATCCACCGGCACTCCAATGAGGAGGTAGGGAGCTGGTTCCGAGACGCGGGATACGGCGGCATCGGCTTCGTGACCCAGCGCCGCCTGCCTGAGGATTTCCCCGAATCATTCCTGCACTGCACCGGCGTCGACGGCGTGCGGTCGTGAGCCGGCCGGGGCTGGTGACACACCGGCGGCCCGTGGTCTGTCACCTCAGCACTGCCCATCCCGCGTTTGATACTCGGATCTTTCGCCGCGAATGTCGCTCGCTGGTCGAGGCGGGATACGACGTACATCTGGTGCTTCCTCACGACCGTGAGGAAGTGGTGGACGGGGTGCACATCATTCCGCTGCCCCAGCCCAGAGGAGCGTTCGCCCGGCGGACCCTCTGGCCACTGCTCGCCGCCCGGCGGGCGGCTGCGACGCGGGCCGAGCTCTATCACTTCCACGACCCCGAGCTGATGCCCGTCATGCAGGCGCTGCATCACCTCACCGGAACTCCGGTCGTGTGGGATGCCCACGAGGTCTACACCGAGACCATCCCTCACTTCAACCAGCTCGGCTGGCGGCCCGCGAGCGTCGCGGCGGGCCGGCTGTTCGACCGCTACGAGCTCCTGGCGTGCCGGCGATCGTTCGCCGGCGTCGTCACCATCACCGACATGATGGCCGACCGCTACCAGCGAGCGGCCATACGCACCGCTGTGGTGGGAAACTACGTGGAGGAGGAGCTGCTGGAGGAAGCCACGGACACCCGGCCGGTACGCTCCCAGCCCCCACTCGTGGTCACCACCGGGCTGCTCAACCGGGATCGGGGCATTTTCCTCATGGTCGATGCCTTTGCCAAGCTGCGGGCGAGGCGCCCTTGCCGGCTGGCGTTCTGGGGCTGGTTTCCACGGGAAGAGGACCGAGCCCAATTGGAGCGCGCGGTGGAGGAGCGGGGGTTGACCGGCGATGTGCTCATCGGCGGCCCCTATGCCCGCGACGAGCTGCTCGATCAGCTGCTTCCCACGGCATCCGTCGGCTGCGTGCTTCTGCTGGAGGCCAGCGATTTCAACGCGCTCGGCGTACCCAACCGGCTGACGGAGTACTGGGCCCGAAGGCTCCCGGTGGTCGCGAGCCGGGACACCAATGTGGCGCGGATGACGCTGGAGGTCGGGGCGGGA
This window encodes:
- a CDS encoding CCA tRNA nucleotidyltransferase; its protein translation is MRLPQSISIPEEVLEIAGTLERAGHEAWCVGGALRDVLLDEPHAVSDFDIATSATPAEVQALFRRTAAVGAKYGTIGVIDRRRVLHEVTTFRRDVITDGRHAVVEYGVSLAEDLARRDFTINAIAYHPIRREWQDPFGGLGDLRDGLVRAVGDPAQRFREDYLRILRGIRFAARFGFTIEPATWSAGRRAASGLANLSAERVRDEWFKGLRTARSVAALVSLWRGVGATTHWMPELDRTPPEILARAAELPLDRRDPVLLTALLTATPGHVLRRLRASSAEVDRGTACSEGPPAPEGIDEPAVRRWLSRVGTAAEDLLALWVMRHGAEPAWAPVVRAVRQRGDALTRADLAITGNDLRDAGASGRRIGEILSMLMDRVLETPALNTRETLLAMAREML
- a CDS encoding ZIP family metal transporter; amino-acid sequence: MGNIAGAYAVVHRERRSLRVIEACLAFGAGFMLAVALLGVIPEVLDGSPAAALYILLGYLAVHLAQHVFTPHFHFGEETHRVSSSAGISALLGLTLHTFFDGVAIAGGFLVSSQLGILLFLAVLLHKLPEGVTIASVMVAGGQTRGQAMGAATVLGGATVLGVLLTEQVAPLARHGLAVSAGVTLYVAASNLVPEFQAKRGWLSALAFFGGAAGYFLAERLLEVWVQ
- a CDS encoding replication-associated recombination protein A, which translates into the protein MTARKRTAEAEASLFSNRAAQPLAGRMRPRTLDEFIGQEQLLAPGKPLREAIERGVPGSMIFWGPPGSGKTTLAHLVATTTERAFVPFSAVTEGVPRIREIVTAARSRLDAGGSQTILFIDEIHRLNKAQQDSLLPPAEDGTLTLIGATTENPSFEINGALLSRTRVFVLQPLTAEHIETLLRRALADEERGLGAMQLQIDDDALRSIAVEADGDARRALTVLEAAAAHAGVGGHITTDMAREAMQKRFARYDKAGEEHFNLLSAYHKSLRGSDPQGALYWMARMLDGGEDPMTLFRRAIAMAAEDIGLADPTALPLAVAARDAFHMLGPPEGYLPLAEMTIYLATAPKSNSAKVALGAALEAARDTPAAPVPLHIRNAPTGLMKELGYGRGYRYAHDSPDAYLPQEYLPDQLRGTAFYVPGPFGYEKKVAERLDWWEKRKAEGAGEGDGQPKGKNEATGQDAVE
- a CDS encoding LEA type 2 family protein; translated protein: MKLASRSGVIIAMLLLAGCAGIGEVLKEPEIHLDRVVLKSLSVTGGVLDLQLGVFNPNRFDLQGTGLQLGFDVQDSHLGDLEYRSEFQVQKGDTAALSLPLRFNWSGVSAAVRSALGTGALPYTMKGQLTLRTPFGPRVVPFTRQGRAPLSRLGGLIPIPAGQ
- the hflX gene encoding GTPase HflX, with product MIQVRDPVERAVLVAAPRKGSSDARHVTEHLEELTRLVDTAGAEVVGRITQQIAAPNPATLIGEGKVEEVAAEVGAADATLVIFDEELSPVQGANLERQLDVRVMDRSEVILDIFSTRARSHEAKLQVELAQLEYLLPRLTRMWTHLSRIRGGIGLRGPGETQLETDRRLIRQRIQGLKAKLKGVERHRENLRAGRDPMLSVALVGYTNAGKSSILRALSGQHEILVEDRLFATLDTLTREVELGEGQKARVTDTVGFIRKLPHHLVASFRATLEEVREADLLLHIIDASHPDWEGQLHVVERVLAELDLADRPILPVFNKIDAVPVPLAFAKRVRELYPGAITASTMRTDGTAALKAVLRTMERTGRPTVKIRLPVADGARLAALYRQGEVLSRDEVGDEYEVMVRLDRWQVERLQQDGIQVTEATSNPALRKVSGGP
- a CDS encoding methyltransferase domain-containing protein; the encoded protein is MRRRLQSLLACPIDRTPLELIAWDTRRRPLEAAERARAGAMGIDPTTLEEDVETGVLLNRVRKVAYPILGGVPRMLVFPTGVGARFEQELGGRLRAELPGYHLPQLAPMPGEEDVLRTFSREWLDYQWDGRTYWNMTPEHIYRCMDRMLDLEERPVRHARVLEAGIGIGGIADHVSRTQECELVGIDLSYAVDAARRHFGGNPFLHVVQASVFAPPFPEESFDFVYSQGVIHHTFSTRTAFQSLSRLTRRGGRLYVWVYSHEDEERSVVRRGLMLLERLLRPVCWRLPESLQTAVLLPLVPLYLAHQNLRANGQAGSIRYGFNEAMHAARDRFTPRYIHRHSNEEVGSWFRDAGYGGIGFVTQRRLPEDFPESFLHCTGVDGVRS
- a CDS encoding glycosyltransferase yields the protein MSRPGLVTHRRPVVCHLSTAHPAFDTRIFRRECRSLVEAGYDVHLVLPHDREEVVDGVHIIPLPQPRGAFARRTLWPLLAARRAAATRAELYHFHDPELMPVMQALHHLTGTPVVWDAHEVYTETIPHFNQLGWRPASVAAGRLFDRYELLACRRSFAGVVTITDMMADRYQRAAIRTAVVGNYVEEELLEEATDTRPVRSQPPLVVTTGLLNRDRGIFLMVDAFAKLRARRPCRLAFWGWFPREEDRAQLERAVEERGLTGDVLIGGPYARDELLDQLLPTASVGCVLLLEASDFNALGVPNRLTEYWARRLPVVASRDTNVARMTLEVGAGLVTDNTPEGLADCLEQILADPATIQAMGERGRRAVRERYNWSSAFSNLLALYQALLPGARGNGTPERTG